A single Bifidobacterium scardovii JCM 12489 = DSM 13734 DNA region contains:
- a CDS encoding SpaH/EbpB family LPXTG-anchored major pilin has protein sequence MRKLFAGVVAAATMLGGLALGASTANAADGEVTITVNNAQAGHTYTPYQFATFGAPQQVDGKTYVEVKVADEAWNTALETALTTSTAAQGQPSNALVTKGTDGKYTAGAQDVSSYSSNWAAYVATLTPAQLRQFAALLTAPTGTQASGAALTPSEEQQGTSQNITTAGEGWYLVTDSYKSGDTAVFGLNAIVATSINGVTGDFVTGDEQTGQGNITALGAFNAKNENIPTVDKTVADAANPNVDFNGQTVKIGQKLSFAVKGYIPSTASGYDSYPYYIKDVASKGLTVNNGVEVYASDDANLDTAADTLLPANAYTLVGPTVQNDTTTLTEVSFTDAKSYAGKYIFVTYTATVNADVLENANKVTNEAQVSRDNQNWSDPKKTENDTLSFEFTKTNKDGSEKLEGATFSIKDGQTALRFVALATKGEYRLATSDDTNTVNVVTSPASGKIVVKGLAAGTYTVTEETAPAGYSSTFKPTFTVTIAKGQAQVLTETGSVKYGLVDSVKNEVHNVKNVSELPLTGAAGTALFTVIGLLLAGAAATVALKSRETKRALRA, from the coding sequence ATGAGGAAACTTTTCGCTGGTGTCGTCGCTGCGGCGACGATGCTGGGTGGTCTGGCCCTTGGCGCTTCCACCGCCAACGCGGCCGACGGCGAGGTGACCATCACGGTGAACAACGCTCAGGCCGGTCATACGTACACTCCGTATCAGTTTGCCACGTTCGGTGCTCCTCAGCAGGTTGATGGAAAGACGTATGTTGAGGTTAAGGTTGCCGATGAGGCTTGGAATACTGCGTTGGAGACTGCGCTGACCACGAGCACTGCGGCGCAGGGCCAGCCGTCCAATGCGCTGGTCACCAAGGGTACTGATGGTAAGTACACTGCCGGCGCTCAGGATGTGTCCTCGTACAGCAGCAACTGGGCTGCGTATGTGGCCACGTTGACTCCGGCGCAGCTGCGCCAGTTCGCTGCGCTGCTGACCGCGCCTACGGGTACGCAGGCTAGCGGTGCCGCGCTGACTCCGTCGGAGGAGCAGCAGGGTACGAGTCAGAACATTACAACGGCGGGTGAGGGTTGGTACCTGGTTACCGATTCCTACAAGTCTGGTGATACGGCCGTGTTCGGTCTGAACGCGATCGTTGCCACTTCGATCAATGGTGTTACCGGTGACTTCGTGACTGGTGACGAGCAGACTGGCCAGGGCAACATCACCGCTCTTGGCGCGTTCAACGCGAAGAACGAGAATATTCCGACCGTTGACAAGACCGTCGCGGATGCTGCGAACCCCAATGTCGACTTCAACGGCCAGACCGTGAAGATCGGCCAGAAGCTGTCCTTCGCCGTCAAGGGTTACATTCCCTCCACCGCGAGTGGTTACGACTCCTACCCGTACTACATCAAGGATGTCGCTTCCAAGGGCTTGACCGTCAACAATGGTGTCGAGGTCTACGCGAGCGATGACGCGAATCTTGATACTGCGGCGGATACGCTGCTGCCGGCTAACGCGTATACGTTGGTTGGTCCGACTGTTCAGAACGACACGACCACGCTGACTGAAGTGAGCTTTACGGATGCGAAGTCGTACGCTGGCAAGTACATCTTCGTGACTTACACTGCAACGGTGAATGCCGACGTGCTCGAAAACGCCAACAAGGTGACTAACGAGGCGCAGGTGTCCCGTGACAACCAGAACTGGAGCGATCCGAAGAAGACTGAGAACGACACTCTCTCCTTCGAGTTCACCAAGACCAACAAGGATGGCTCCGAGAAGCTCGAGGGTGCCACCTTCAGCATCAAGGACGGACAGACCGCCCTTAGGTTCGTCGCTTTGGCGACTAAGGGAGAGTATCGTCTTGCCACTTCGGATGATACGAACACGGTTAACGTGGTGACTTCGCCGGCGTCCGGCAAGATCGTGGTCAAGGGTCTTGCTGCCGGCACCTACACGGTGACCGAGGAGACTGCTCCTGCCGGTTACTCGTCCACGTTCAAGCCGACCTTTACGGTGACTATTGCCAAGGGCCAGGCGCAGGTTCTGACCGAGACCGGCTCCGTGAAGTACGGTCTGGTCGACAGCGTTAAGAATGAAGTTCACAACGTGAAGAATGTGTCTGAGCTGCCGCTGACCGGTGCCGCCGGTACCGCGCTGTTCACGGTGATCGGCCTGCTGCTGGCCGGTGCCGCCGCAACCGTGGCGCTCAAGTCCCGCGAGACCAAGCGCGCCCTGCGTGCCTGA
- the recR gene encoding recombination mediator RecR yields MALAYDGAIQRLIDAFAHLPGIGPKGAQRIAFHMLSASDEEAQQLIDAITEVKEKVRFCEICGNVCESSPCPVCVDPRRDRSMICVVEEPKDVMSIERTREYRGLYHVLGGAINPMANVGPADLNIPALLDRLKTNEVQEVILALDPNIEGEATTTYMSRLLSPLDIKVTRLASGLPVGSDLEYADEITLGRALSGRREA; encoded by the coding sequence ATGGCTTTGGCGTATGACGGCGCGATCCAGCGACTGATCGATGCGTTCGCGCATCTGCCCGGCATCGGGCCGAAGGGCGCTCAGCGCATCGCGTTCCATATGCTGTCGGCCTCCGACGAGGAGGCGCAGCAGCTGATCGACGCGATCACCGAAGTCAAGGAAAAAGTGCGCTTCTGCGAGATCTGCGGCAATGTGTGCGAGTCGAGTCCCTGCCCGGTATGCGTCGATCCGCGGCGCGACCGCAGCATGATCTGCGTGGTCGAGGAACCCAAGGACGTGATGAGCATCGAGCGCACGCGCGAATACCGCGGTCTGTACCATGTGCTCGGCGGGGCGATCAACCCGATGGCCAATGTCGGCCCGGCCGATCTGAACATCCCCGCGCTGCTCGACCGTTTGAAGACCAACGAGGTGCAGGAGGTGATCCTCGCGCTCGACCCGAACATCGAGGGCGAAGCCACCACCACATATATGAGCCGGTTGCTCAGTCCGCTGGATATCAAGGTCACGCGGCTGGCCAGTGGTCTGCCGGTCGGCAGCGATCTGGAATACGCCGACGAGATCACGCTCGGTCGCGCCCTATCCGGTCGCCGCGAAGCCTGA
- a CDS encoding GNAT family N-acetyltransferase, whose translation MPGETLEGFSCGVPPIDAWAAERAPSAAQYGTAVVYASFVDDATESDAPQEVAGFYTLSAYSVERSSVAGGWLRRNTPDRIPAILIGMLGVSRQCQGEGLGWQLLQDAIMRPRRISRQLGSRAIIVEPYDDSARSFYEHFGFCPIPGSNSMYLRLA comes from the coding sequence ATGCCCGGGGAAACGCTCGAAGGATTCTCATGCGGCGTTCCGCCGATCGACGCATGGGCAGCCGAACGGGCGCCGAGCGCGGCGCAATATGGCACCGCCGTCGTCTACGCGTCATTCGTCGATGACGCGACGGAATCCGACGCCCCGCAGGAGGTCGCCGGATTCTATACGCTCAGTGCCTACTCCGTGGAACGGTCATCCGTTGCCGGAGGGTGGCTGCGTCGCAACACCCCCGACAGAATCCCAGCGATTCTCATCGGCATGCTCGGCGTATCCCGCCAATGCCAAGGCGAGGGTCTGGGCTGGCAGCTCCTGCAGGATGCCATCATGCGGCCCCGGCGCATCAGCCGGCAACTCGGGTCGAGGGCGATCATCGTGGAACCATACGACGATTCCGCGCGATCGTTCTACGAACATTTCGGATTCTGCCCGATCCCCGGATCGAACAGCATGTATCTGCGGCTCGCGTAA
- a CDS encoding aldo/keto reductase: MAEQTSILLNNGTSIPQVALGVFRMPDSEETTAAVQAALEVGYRHIDTACVYGNERAVGEGLRRSGVDRGSVFVTTKLWNDDIRAHRAKDAFGESLDRLGLDYVDLYLIHWPADGWQQAWDDMQEIAASGRAKAIGVSNFHQHHMNELLANSDVVPAADQVESSPQFTNQELVDYLHGKGITPEAWSPLGGTGGNLLTDPLLAEIGAKYGKTAAQVVIRWHIQRGVVVLPKSTHADRIRQNIDVFDFALTDADMSAINTLSTGKRNGADPDNFSF, translated from the coding sequence ATGGCAGAGCAGACGTCGATCCTACTGAATAACGGCACATCCATTCCGCAGGTGGCGTTGGGCGTGTTCCGCATGCCCGACAGCGAGGAGACGACCGCCGCAGTGCAGGCGGCATTGGAGGTGGGATACCGGCATATCGACACGGCCTGCGTCTACGGCAACGAGCGCGCGGTCGGCGAGGGACTGCGCCGTTCCGGCGTGGACCGCGGCAGCGTGTTCGTGACGACCAAGCTGTGGAACGACGACATCCGCGCCCACCGCGCGAAGGACGCGTTCGGCGAGAGCCTAGACCGCCTCGGACTCGATTACGTGGACCTGTACCTGATCCATTGGCCGGCCGACGGCTGGCAGCAGGCGTGGGACGACATGCAGGAGATCGCCGCGAGCGGCCGCGCCAAGGCGATCGGCGTGAGCAACTTTCACCAGCACCATATGAACGAGCTGCTGGCGAACAGCGATGTGGTCCCGGCCGCCGACCAGGTCGAATCCAGCCCGCAGTTCACCAACCAGGAGCTGGTCGACTACCTGCACGGCAAGGGCATCACGCCCGAAGCGTGGAGCCCGCTCGGCGGCACCGGTGGCAACCTGCTCACCGACCCGCTGCTGGCCGAGATCGGCGCCAAGTACGGCAAGACGGCCGCGCAGGTCGTGATCCGCTGGCACATCCAGCGCGGCGTCGTCGTGCTGCCGAAGTCGACCCACGCCGACCGCATCCGCCAGAACATCGACGTGTTCGACTTCGCGCTGACCGACGCCGACATGAGCGCGATCAACACGCTGAGCACCGGCAAGCGCAACGGCGCCGACCCGGACAACTTCAGCTTCTGA
- a CDS encoding fibro-slime domain-containing protein, whose translation MRKLFDTHKKGAIPSKVTAIVAACAMLLTVTVTGTAVALESAADPANQNDQSQTVQQNDGTAADAQTANDAATDQTANGTEATQPTDGNAQGDAVQSDGTAQNDATAETDPAQSGDAAQQGDATTQQDATENNDATATTDIAKQSAPAPAADASAAAALAANIGTVGTVDSQSAGISINLHDYDLTGINYENQRNENQKNYLESARPLTFAKGADTYGTDKGYNSWTGNDGGVFQGIVSNTLGADGYPTMSNSAGNVRGSSLAYLFNGQQAYGVTSERPNLNHLFQFCDVDGNNCGTTAQGNSTYYTYDSSKNFASLQADGNFKVYNKGRFQNGLPSSEGAFMPFNDLSDQMTNYGSVTGHRLTADSDYNFGMDVSTKFIMPKGGKVNGQNMKFSFAGDDDVWVFVDGALVLDLGGIHDNYGGSIDFATGEVVTGKRNNGSSQDYSNTTIKKMFEAAGRTWDDSPYATHTLKFFYMERGEGSSNCKLSFNLPTIPDGVIDIAKQITDTSGGNVNDFSNAEFTMQVSTADTENGQYALYANQPYAVYKIGTTVTSDTQPLRTGTTDSNGQFKLKNGEFARLTGQVQHDGDTAPHAIKQTMYYKIVELAADGYSKDDYTFNVNDADYKAQDDTQIGASDPVSVDQHPYTNVLNKFKRGDKYYTFAAKKVMAAGQTSDGSFTLKVMNGDGTAYNGNFYYMKDNKYVNKDGGDVATQDDAKATTSDGKITLKAGMEAHILGVAPGTTFKVEELNLDTNKYVAPTYTCGTAQASEQACTVTVDSKNQAGSITVTNSLKTAKLTLVKKVDNTYAGKWGATPDAWVLGVTTYDSDRKGFSGIPSVEYGNDGDSLAVPQHEVQAGTYWFEESSNPDYTHPKFAKGEYPYSSGYQMSLTGCTATDGKSVTTSTDGTPSVTLEAGRDVTCTVTNKALPGSVTWSKTDAAGKKLEGSEWTLAGPDSKDGKPSVTVKDKYDGHDGALDTDAKLGEFKVENLKWGQYTLTELKAPAGYVLGKDSTTFAVVPAYQQDGNNHSAFDPATPGKNPSVCTIEPMDSSTLVQSSGALDVNCPAVVNYPAVSSLPLTGGTTGRQWLMAGGGMGFAALLAGAGYTIWRKRQLV comes from the coding sequence ATGAGGAAGTTGTTCGATACGCACAAGAAGGGGGCTATCCCCTCGAAGGTGACGGCCATAGTGGCGGCGTGCGCGATGCTCCTTACCGTCACGGTCACTGGCACCGCGGTCGCGCTCGAAAGCGCCGCCGATCCGGCCAACCAGAACGACCAGTCGCAGACGGTCCAGCAGAACGACGGCACCGCCGCCGACGCCCAGACCGCAAACGACGCCGCGACCGATCAGACCGCGAATGGCACGGAAGCCACGCAGCCGACCGACGGCAACGCGCAAGGCGACGCCGTGCAGTCCGACGGTACCGCCCAGAACGACGCGACCGCCGAAACCGATCCCGCCCAGTCCGGTGACGCCGCGCAGCAAGGCGACGCAACCACGCAGCAGGATGCCACGGAAAACAACGACGCGACGGCAACCACGGATATCGCCAAGCAGTCCGCTCCGGCGCCGGCTGCGGATGCGAGTGCGGCGGCTGCTTTGGCTGCCAACATCGGCACGGTCGGCACCGTCGATAGCCAGTCAGCAGGTATCTCCATCAACTTGCATGACTACGATCTTACGGGTATCAATTATGAGAACCAGCGGAATGAGAATCAGAAGAATTACCTGGAGTCCGCCCGTCCTTTGACCTTTGCTAAAGGCGCGGATACCTACGGGACTGACAAGGGGTATAACAGTTGGACTGGCAATGACGGTGGTGTCTTCCAAGGCATCGTATCCAACACGCTGGGTGCTGATGGTTACCCGACAATGAGCAACAGCGCGGGCAATGTCAGGGGTTCCTCACTGGCCTACCTGTTTAATGGACAGCAAGCGTATGGTGTCACTTCCGAACGTCCTAACTTGAACCACCTGTTCCAGTTCTGCGACGTCGACGGTAACAACTGCGGCACCACAGCGCAGGGTAACAGCACGTACTACACCTACGACAGCAGCAAGAATTTCGCCTCACTGCAGGCTGATGGCAATTTTAAGGTGTACAACAAGGGGCGATTCCAGAACGGGCTGCCGAGTAGCGAGGGCGCGTTCATGCCATTCAATGATTTGTCCGATCAAATGACCAACTACGGTAGTGTCACTGGTCATCGGCTGACCGCTGATTCTGACTACAACTTCGGCATGGATGTGTCCACGAAGTTCATCATGCCGAAGGGCGGTAAGGTCAACGGACAGAACATGAAGTTCAGCTTCGCCGGTGACGATGACGTGTGGGTGTTCGTTGATGGCGCGCTGGTGCTGGACTTGGGCGGTATCCACGATAACTACGGCGGCAGTATCGATTTCGCGACCGGTGAGGTCGTTACCGGCAAGCGCAATAATGGGTCGTCCCAGGACTACTCGAACACGACCATCAAGAAAATGTTCGAAGCAGCCGGCAGGACATGGGATGACTCGCCTTATGCCACGCACACGCTGAAGTTCTTTTACATGGAACGTGGTGAGGGCAGCTCGAACTGCAAGCTGAGCTTCAACCTGCCGACCATTCCCGATGGCGTGATCGACATCGCCAAGCAGATCACGGATACCTCCGGCGGTAATGTGAACGACTTCTCGAACGCCGAATTCACGATGCAGGTGTCCACCGCCGATACCGAGAATGGCCAGTACGCGCTGTATGCGAACCAGCCGTATGCCGTGTACAAGATTGGCACGACGGTGACGTCCGATACGCAGCCCCTCCGCACGGGCACGACCGACTCCAACGGTCAGTTCAAGCTGAAGAACGGCGAGTTCGCACGATTGACCGGTCAGGTGCAGCATGATGGCGATACCGCTCCCCATGCGATCAAGCAGACGATGTACTACAAGATCGTCGAGCTTGCCGCGGACGGATACAGCAAGGATGATTACACGTTCAATGTGAACGACGCGGATTATAAGGCACAGGATGACACCCAGATCGGTGCCTCCGATCCGGTGTCCGTGGATCAGCATCCGTATACCAACGTGTTGAACAAGTTCAAGCGTGGAGACAAGTACTACACGTTCGCGGCAAAGAAAGTGATGGCCGCTGGTCAAACTTCCGATGGCAGCTTCACGTTGAAGGTCATGAACGGCGACGGTACGGCGTACAACGGCAACTTCTACTACATGAAGGACAACAAGTACGTCAACAAGGACGGCGGCGACGTCGCCACCCAGGACGACGCGAAGGCCACTACCTCCGACGGCAAGATCACGCTGAAGGCCGGTATGGAAGCGCATATTCTGGGCGTTGCCCCTGGCACCACTTTCAAGGTTGAGGAGCTCAACCTTGACACCAACAAGTACGTCGCGCCGACCTATACGTGCGGTACTGCGCAGGCTTCGGAACAGGCATGCACGGTGACCGTGGACAGCAAGAACCAGGCCGGTTCCATCACCGTGACCAACTCGCTGAAGACCGCGAAGCTGACACTGGTGAAGAAGGTGGATAACACCTATGCGGGCAAGTGGGGTGCGACTCCGGATGCTTGGGTGTTGGGCGTCACCACTTACGACTCGGACCGTAAAGGTTTTTCGGGTATTCCGTCAGTGGAGTATGGCAACGATGGTGATTCGTTGGCGGTGCCGCAGCATGAGGTGCAGGCCGGCACGTACTGGTTCGAGGAGTCTTCGAACCCCGACTATACGCACCCGAAGTTCGCCAAGGGCGAGTATCCGTATTCATCCGGTTACCAGATGTCGCTGACGGGTTGCACTGCCACGGACGGCAAGTCTGTGACGACTTCAACTGACGGTACTCCGAGTGTGACGTTGGAGGCCGGCCGGGATGTGACGTGCACGGTGACGAACAAAGCGCTGCCGGGTTCGGTGACGTGGTCTAAGACCGACGCGGCTGGTAAGAAGCTGGAGGGTTCTGAGTGGACGCTTGCTGGCCCCGACTCCAAGGATGGTAAGCCGTCGGTCACGGTGAAGGACAAGTACGACGGTCATGACGGCGCGCTCGACACGGATGCGAAGCTCGGTGAGTTCAAGGTGGAGAACCTTAAATGGGGTCAGTACACGTTGACGGAGTTGAAGGCTCCGGCCGGATATGTGCTGGGCAAGGATTCGACGACGTTCGCGGTCGTGCCTGCGTACCAGCAGGATGGCAACAACCATTCCGCGTTCGATCCCGCCACGCCGGGGAAGAACCCGTCGGTGTGCACGATCGAGCCGATGGATAGTTCAACTCTGGTGCAGTCTTCCGGCGCGTTGGACGTGAACTGCCCTGCGGTGGTGAACTACCCGGCGGTGTCGTCCCTGCCGTTGACCGGTGGCACGACGGGTCGTCAGTGGCTGATGGCCGGTGGCGGCATGGGCTTTGCGGCTTTGCTCGCCGGTGCCGGCTACACCATCTGGCGCAAGCGCCAGCTGGTGTGA
- a CDS encoding type II toxin-antitoxin system TacA family antitoxin: MATASQKTSRLDIRLTDEQRKFIERAAAMKGSTLTQWTAQHLLDAARRDIEDATTLRLETEAFDAFSAALEESVPEAAKELMERDPKWS, translated from the coding sequence ATGGCGACGGCATCACAGAAGACTTCCAGGCTGGACATACGGCTGACGGACGAGCAGCGCAAATTCATCGAGCGCGCGGCCGCGATGAAGGGCTCCACACTGACCCAGTGGACCGCGCAGCATCTGCTCGACGCCGCCCGCCGCGACATCGAGGACGCCACCACACTCCGTTTGGAGACCGAAGCCTTTGACGCGTTCTCGGCCGCCCTGGAGGAGTCGGTCCCGGAGGCCGCCAAAGAACTGATGGAAAGGGACCCGAAATGGTCGTAG